Proteins co-encoded in one Candidatus Izemoplasmatales bacterium genomic window:
- the raiA gene encoding ribosome-associated translation inhibitor RaiA, which produces MKLEVRGKSGLEITPAIRSYVEKKLRKIEKVFNEELEAVVVCKYYRDLTKVEITIPIKFITIRAEVEDKDMYAAIDLAVDKLEAQIRKNKHKLNRSLQERAGLRDAFKEDGLDLEALEKELIGPVRKKQIKLDILSYDEALTQMGLLGHDFFIYRNEDRQVCVMYKRDDGGYGLIETE; this is translated from the coding sequence ATGAAACTGGAAGTCAGAGGCAAGAGCGGCCTGGAAATCACGCCGGCCATCCGCAGTTACGTCGAAAAGAAGCTCCGCAAGATCGAAAAGGTGTTCAACGAGGAACTCGAAGCCGTGGTCGTGTGCAAGTACTACCGCGACCTCACCAAGGTCGAGATCACGATTCCCATCAAATTCATCACCATCCGCGCCGAGGTCGAGGACAAGGACATGTACGCCGCCATCGACCTGGCCGTCGACAAGCTGGAAGCCCAGATCCGCAAGAACAAGCACAAGCTGAACCGGAGCCTGCAGGAGCGGGCGGGACTCAGGGACGCCTTCAAGGAGGACGGCCTCGACCTCGAGGCCCTCGAGAAGGAACTCATCGGTCCGGTCCGCAAGAAGCAGATCAAGCTCGACATCCTCTCCTACGACGAGGCCTTGACCCAGATGGGACTCCTCGGACACGACTTCTTCATCTACCGCAACGAGGATCGCCAGGTCTGCGTGATGTACAAGCGCGACGACGGCGGATACGGCCTGATCGAAACCGAATGA
- the prfB gene encoding peptide chain release factor 2 produces MTYPELKVLLAELDDEYAKMSDSFDHNGYASRIAELDAKTKADGFWNDQKSAQAVIAELNECRFLVGLRDEIRDILETLRMTYELALIDETIDLTQVEADALRFRQKIADLSVRLFLSKPYDKFNAIIEFHPGAGGTESQDWAQMLYRMYLRWAESRRFKVTVLEYEDGQEAGLKSATIQVAGKNAYGYLKAESGVHRLVRISPFDAAGRRHTSFASVSVVPELDDSIDIQIPDGDLRIDVYRSSGNGGQGVNTTDSAVRITHLPTRIVVTCQNERSQIQNRETAMKVLKGKLYQLELEKKQQELSGLMTNTVSNAFGSQIRSYVFCPYTMVKDHRTGEETGNVQKVMDGDLDPFINAYLIQNSAS; encoded by the coding sequence ATGACCTACCCGGAACTGAAGGTGCTGCTCGCCGAACTCGACGACGAGTACGCGAAGATGTCGGATTCGTTCGACCATAACGGCTATGCCTCCCGGATCGCCGAACTCGATGCGAAGACGAAGGCGGACGGCTTCTGGAACGACCAGAAGTCGGCCCAGGCGGTCATCGCCGAACTGAACGAATGCCGCTTTCTCGTCGGTCTCCGGGACGAGATCAGGGACATCCTCGAGACCCTCCGGATGACGTACGAACTCGCCCTCATCGACGAGACCATCGACCTGACTCAGGTCGAAGCCGACGCCCTGCGCTTCCGCCAGAAGATCGCCGACCTGTCGGTCCGCCTCTTCCTCTCCAAGCCCTACGACAAGTTCAACGCGATCATCGAGTTTCATCCGGGCGCGGGCGGGACGGAATCGCAGGACTGGGCGCAGATGCTCTACCGCATGTATCTCCGCTGGGCCGAGTCGCGCCGCTTCAAGGTGACCGTGCTCGAATACGAGGACGGCCAGGAGGCGGGGTTGAAGTCGGCCACGATCCAGGTCGCCGGCAAGAACGCCTACGGCTACCTCAAGGCCGAATCGGGCGTCCACCGCCTCGTCCGGATCTCGCCGTTCGACGCCGCCGGACGCCGCCACACGAGCTTCGCCTCCGTCTCGGTCGTCCCCGAACTCGACGACTCGATCGACATCCAGATCCCCGACGGCGACCTGCGCATCGACGTCTACCGCTCGAGCGGCAACGGCGGCCAGGGGGTCAACACGACCGACTCCGCAGTCCGCATCACGCATCTGCCGACGCGGATCGTCGTCACCTGCCAGAACGAGCGCAGCCAGATCCAGAACCGCGAGACCGCGATGAAGGTCCTCAAGGGCAAACTCTACCAGCTCGAACTCGAGAAGAAGCAGCAGGAACTCTCCGGGCTGATGACGAACACCGTCTCGAACGCGTTCGGATCGCAGATCCGCTCGTACGTCTTCTGCCCCTACACGATGGTCAAGGATCATCGGACGGGCGAGGAGACGGGCAACGTCCAAAAGGTCATGGACGGCGATCTCGATCCGTTCATCAACGCATACCTGATCCAGAACAGCGCGTCCTGA
- the glgB gene encoding 1,4-alpha-glucan branching protein GlgB, with protein MNPKMSDFDLFLFHEGKLREADRHFGAHIVRDEAGATTGVEFTVYAPHARIVSAVGEFNDWDSRTHVLEKTDPTGIWSLFVPGIGEWTKYKYCIVTSYGQTIFKADPYAYFADLRPETASKVYDLDGYVWHDSTYLEKRRARRHENDGMAIYEVHLGTWMTKPDKSYHKYNELVDYLIPYVKANGFTHVELMPLVEHPLDESWGYQGTGFYAATSRYGVPKDLMYLIDKCHEHNIGVILDWVPGHICKDAHGLYMFDGEPTYEYADYKIRENVVWGTVNLDLGKGATRSFLISNALFWIRRFHADGFRIDAVSNIVYYLGNSAVGENRPAIEFLQNLSVAVKQEDSSVLLIAEDSTTYPNMTRSVAEGGVGFDYKWNMGWMNDTLRYFEKDPVYRRYHHDLITFGLVYAFSERFVLPLSHDEVVHGKRSLVNKMPGDYWQKFANYRTLLGLQFTHPGKKLLFMGGEFAQMHEWKDKEELDWFLLQYPLHERAGRYCRDLLSVYRSHKALYELDASPEGFRWIDSANRDQSIFSYVRYSSDKDDFCLVVLNMTPVAYDAYRVGVPRAGVYEEILNSDKDVYGGSNVYNGLPLMSEPEPMHACEHSVTMKIAPLSATIFRFRPRSASAADERD; from the coding sequence ATGAATCCTAAGATGTCCGATTTCGACCTGTTCCTGTTCCACGAAGGCAAGCTGCGCGAGGCAGACCGCCATTTCGGCGCCCACATCGTCCGCGACGAGGCGGGTGCGACGACCGGCGTCGAGTTCACCGTCTACGCCCCGCACGCCCGGATCGTCTCGGCCGTCGGCGAGTTCAACGACTGGGATTCCCGCACCCACGTCCTCGAGAAGACGGATCCGACGGGAATCTGGAGCCTGTTCGTCCCCGGCATCGGCGAGTGGACGAAGTACAAGTACTGCATCGTCACGAGCTACGGGCAGACGATCTTCAAGGCCGATCCCTACGCCTATTTCGCCGACCTGCGGCCGGAGACCGCCTCGAAGGTCTACGACCTCGACGGCTACGTCTGGCACGACTCGACCTATCTCGAGAAGCGCCGCGCGCGTCGCCACGAAAACGACGGGATGGCGATCTATGAGGTCCATCTCGGCACCTGGATGACGAAGCCGGACAAGTCGTACCACAAGTACAACGAGCTCGTCGACTACCTGATCCCGTACGTCAAGGCGAACGGGTTCACGCACGTCGAACTGATGCCCCTGGTGGAACATCCGCTCGACGAATCCTGGGGCTACCAGGGGACCGGATTCTACGCCGCCACCTCGCGCTACGGCGTTCCGAAGGACCTGATGTACCTGATCGACAAGTGCCACGAGCACAACATCGGCGTGATCCTCGACTGGGTTCCCGGGCACATCTGCAAGGACGCCCACGGCCTATACATGTTCGACGGCGAGCCGACCTACGAGTACGCCGACTACAAGATCCGCGAGAACGTCGTCTGGGGGACGGTCAACCTCGACCTCGGGAAGGGCGCGACGAGGAGTTTTTTGATCTCCAACGCGCTCTTCTGGATCCGCCGCTTCCACGCCGACGGGTTCCGCATCGACGCCGTGTCCAACATCGTCTACTACCTCGGCAATTCCGCCGTCGGCGAGAACCGTCCGGCGATCGAGTTCCTCCAGAACCTCTCCGTCGCGGTGAAGCAGGAGGACTCCTCGGTCCTGCTCATCGCCGAGGATTCGACGACCTATCCGAACATGACCCGGTCCGTCGCCGAGGGCGGCGTCGGCTTCGACTACAAGTGGAACATGGGGTGGATGAACGACACCCTCCGGTATTTCGAAAAGGATCCGGTCTACCGCAGGTACCACCACGACCTGATCACCTTCGGGCTCGTCTACGCCTTCTCGGAACGCTTCGTGCTGCCGCTGTCGCACGACGAGGTGGTCCACGGCAAGCGGTCGCTCGTGAACAAGATGCCGGGCGACTACTGGCAGAAATTCGCCAACTACCGCACCCTCCTCGGCCTGCAGTTCACCCATCCCGGGAAGAAGCTCCTGTTCATGGGCGGGGAGTTCGCGCAGATGCACGAGTGGAAGGACAAGGAGGAACTCGACTGGTTCCTCCTCCAGTATCCGCTCCACGAGCGCGCGGGAAGGTACTGCCGCGACCTGCTTTCGGTCTACCGCAGCCACAAGGCGCTCTACGAACTCGACGCCTCCCCCGAGGGCTTCCGCTGGATCGATTCGGCGAACCGCGACCAGTCGATCTTCTCCTATGTCCGCTATTCGTCCGACAAGGACGACTTCTGCCTCGTCGTCCTCAACATGACCCCGGTCGCCTACGACGCCTATCGCGTCGGCGTCCCGCGGGCGGGCGTCTACGAGGAGATCCTGAACAGCGACAAGGACGTCTACGGCGGCTCCAACGTCTACAACGGCCTGCCGCTCATGTCGGAACCGGAACCGATGCACGCCTGCGAGCATTCGGTCACGATGAAGATCGCGCCGCTGTCGGCGACGATCTTCCGTTTCCGCCCGCGTTCCGCGAGCGCGGCCGACGAACGGGACTAG
- a CDS encoding RecX family transcriptional regulator produces MRTVKSFSRNARGDYEVAIAGDDGVVAPFRLSEDLVVEYRLLPGRTLEEADYRRLLSDADADGLYGAALRSIARAPRTSREIRAFLAARTEDPTLADRVYAKLLAKGYVDDLAYALAYVDYHFGTRRDGPVKLRFDLERKGVFRDYVEEAVSGLDSKAVARNLACLFDRRLPQLSSRPRAKAVRAMKTHLLQRGYDPSVAIAYVDGRLADFPAGEDEEKKAATDLVKARKRLSAKGIDGHALRAKLIQALMNKGYRYDTIRRVIDKEEDDES; encoded by the coding sequence ATGAGGACGGTCAAGAGCTTCTCCAGAAACGCTAGGGGCGACTACGAGGTCGCCATCGCGGGGGACGACGGCGTCGTCGCCCCGTTTCGGCTTTCCGAAGACCTCGTCGTCGAATACCGCCTGCTTCCCGGCCGGACCCTCGAGGAGGCCGACTACCGCCGGCTCCTTTCTGACGCCGACGCCGACGGCCTCTACGGCGCCGCGCTCCGGTCGATCGCGCGGGCGCCGCGTACTTCACGCGAGATCCGCGCCTTCCTCGCGGCCCGGACCGAGGATCCGACGCTCGCCGACCGGGTCTACGCGAAACTGCTCGCGAAGGGGTACGTCGACGACCTCGCCTACGCGCTCGCCTACGTCGACTACCATTTCGGCACGCGGCGCGACGGCCCGGTGAAACTGCGCTTCGACCTCGAGCGCAAGGGCGTCTTCCGCGACTACGTCGAGGAGGCCGTGTCCGGGCTGGACTCGAAGGCCGTCGCCCGCAACCTCGCCTGCCTGTTCGACCGGCGGCTTCCGCAGCTTTCCTCCCGGCCCCGCGCCAAGGCGGTCCGGGCGATGAAGACCCACCTCCTCCAGCGGGGGTACGACCCGTCCGTCGCGATCGCCTACGTCGACGGCCGTCTGGCCGACTTTCCCGCCGGGGAAGACGAAGAGAAGAAGGCCGCGACCGACCTCGTCAAGGCGAGGAAGCGGCTCTCGGCGAAGGGAATCGACGGCCATGCCCTCCGGGCGAAGCTGATCCAGGCGCTCATGAACAAGGGCTACCGCTACGATACGATCCGACGCGTCATCGACAAGGAGGAAGACGATGAATCCTAA
- a CDS encoding sugar phosphate nucleotidyltransferase — MKKTIVAMILVGGKGVRLKEITKDTAKPAVSFGAKYRLIDFTLSNLANSNVDVVGIVTQYEPYELMNYIGSGASWDLDNIDGGVRFLTPYSSAENVMWQKGTAHAVRQYFSFVREFAADYVLILSGDHIYKMDYQKMLAHHVSRRAVITIAGIEVDWEDPSRYGIIETDAFDRVVGFEEKPVRPKSNLASMGVYLFNTRDLERLLAGGPQDELVDFGKNVIPHAIRSGEEVSCYRFGGYWRDVGTVESLYRANMDMLDDPEFLGLNSSKNLPVYSRSLNLPPHVVLPSGSVRSSVIADGSTIDGTVVHSTVAYRSVVMKNAHVEDCVLLPDVFVSENATLRNVIVNAGVIVPENYRLEAAETVVLDTANLTSLGGRSDE, encoded by the coding sequence ATGAAGAAGACGATCGTCGCCATGATTCTCGTCGGCGGAAAGGGCGTCCGACTGAAGGAAATCACCAAGGACACGGCCAAACCGGCCGTGTCTTTCGGCGCGAAGTACCGTCTGATCGACTTCACCCTCTCCAACCTCGCCAATTCGAACGTCGACGTCGTCGGGATCGTCACCCAGTACGAACCGTACGAGCTGATGAACTACATCGGGTCCGGGGCCTCCTGGGACCTCGACAACATCGACGGCGGCGTCCGCTTCCTCACCCCGTACTCCTCCGCCGAGAACGTGATGTGGCAGAAGGGGACGGCACATGCCGTCCGCCAGTACTTCAGCTTCGTCCGCGAATTCGCCGCCGACTACGTCCTGATCCTCTCCGGCGACCACATCTACAAGATGGACTATCAGAAGATGCTCGCGCACCACGTGAGCCGCCGCGCCGTCATCACGATCGCCGGCATCGAGGTCGACTGGGAGGATCCGTCGCGCTACGGCATCATCGAGACCGACGCCTTCGACCGCGTCGTCGGCTTCGAGGAGAAGCCCGTACGGCCGAAGTCGAACCTCGCCTCGATGGGCGTCTACCTCTTCAACACGCGCGACCTCGAACGCCTGCTCGCGGGCGGTCCTCAGGACGAACTCGTCGACTTCGGGAAAAACGTCATCCCCCATGCGATCCGCTCCGGCGAGGAAGTGTCCTGTTACCGCTTCGGCGGCTACTGGCGCGACGTCGGCACGGTCGAATCGCTCTACCGAGCGAACATGGACATGCTCGACGATCCTGAGTTCCTCGGCCTCAACTCCTCGAAGAACCTGCCGGTCTACTCGCGGTCGCTCAACCTTCCGCCGCACGTCGTGCTCCCGTCCGGATCGGTGCGGTCGTCGGTGATCGCCGACGGGTCCACGATCGACGGCACGGTCGTCCATTCGACGGTCGCCTACCGCTCCGTGGTGATGAAGAACGCCCACGTCGAGGACTGCGTCCTGCTTCCGGACGTCTTCGTCTCCGAGAACGCCACCCTCAGGAACGTCATCGTCAACGCCGGCGTGATCGTGCCGGAGAACTACCGCCTCGAGGCAGCCGAAACGGTCGTCCTCGACACCGCCAACCTCACGTCGCTGGGAGGTCGGTCCGATGAATGA
- a CDS encoding YitT family protein: MDVNGTKRTFRIRRIGKIEQYFWLTLGIFVMAVAYYFFVLPSGLVTGGATGIAIIMTRFFPNVPLSAFSLIFNTVFMMLALAFLGKKEFLNTVMGSLMFPAFLAFFEFVFPDPSALYGEGDLLLVSLYAGMLIGAGFGIVCKYGGSTGGTDIAIKVVKRYTPLSLSASVYVVEASIIVAGALTFPTGLNEGILTALYAIVVVFISGKVSDSIVIGSQSKKAVNIITDHPREIKTEIYKILRRGMTEIQSQGGYTENRKTMLVIVILNDEYHIVRNIIVNTDPKAFVYVTPASEIHGEWSSREEAVVRHEDGQELLQKR, translated from the coding sequence ATGGACGTCAACGGCACGAAACGCACTTTCCGGATCCGCCGCATCGGCAAGATCGAACAGTACTTCTGGCTCACCCTCGGCATCTTCGTGATGGCCGTCGCGTATTATTTCTTCGTGCTGCCCTCCGGCCTCGTGACCGGCGGCGCCACCGGCATTGCGATCATCATGACGCGCTTTTTCCCGAACGTTCCGCTGTCCGCGTTCTCGCTCATTTTCAACACCGTGTTCATGATGCTCGCGCTCGCCTTCCTCGGGAAGAAGGAGTTCCTCAACACGGTCATGGGATCGCTCATGTTCCCGGCGTTCCTCGCCTTCTTCGAATTCGTCTTTCCCGATCCGTCCGCGCTCTACGGCGAAGGCGACCTTTTGCTCGTCAGCCTCTACGCCGGCATGCTCATCGGCGCCGGCTTCGGGATCGTCTGCAAATACGGCGGATCGACCGGCGGCACCGACATCGCGATCAAGGTCGTGAAGCGGTACACCCCGCTTTCGCTCTCCGCTTCGGTCTACGTCGTCGAGGCGTCGATCATCGTCGCCGGCGCCCTGACCTTTCCGACCGGTCTCAACGAAGGCATCCTGACGGCGCTCTACGCGATCGTCGTCGTCTTCATCTCCGGCAAGGTCTCCGACTCGATCGTGATCGGATCGCAGTCGAAGAAGGCAGTCAACATCATCACCGACCACCCCAGGGAGATCAAGACGGAGATCTACAAGATCCTCCGCCGCGGCATGACCGAGATCCAGAGCCAGGGCGGATACACCGAGAACAGGAAGACGATGCTCGTCATCGTCATCCTGAACGACGAGTACCACATCGTCCGCAACATCATCGTCAACACCGATCCGAAAGCATTCGTCTACGTGACTCCGGCCTCGGAGATCCACGGCGAATGGTCGAGCAGGGAAGAGGCGGTCGTGCGCCATGAGGACGGTCAAGAGCTTCTCCAGAAACGCTAG
- the secA gene encoding preprotein translocase subunit SecA: MFSFLDTNKRTLRRLEKIADRVLALADSFKALTDDQIRENTVSYRKRVEAGEPLDAILVEAFANVREASTRVTGMTPFKVQVMGGVVIHEGNIAEMKTGEGKTLTAVMPAYLNALGGTGVHIVTVNEYLAGREVNGEIGDLFRFLGLTVGLNVRELTPEQKREAYGCDILYSTNNELGFDYLRDHMVIYREAIVQRPLSFAIIDEVDSILIDEARTPLIISGGEKNTGELYQRANGFAIRLSPEDYTVDIKDKTVSLTDAGIKKGEAQFGVENLYDLDNVVLLHHINNALKANYTMSRDVDYVVQDDTVIIVDPFTGRLMHGRQFSEGLHQALEAKEAVQIKKETTTLATITFQNFFRMYKKLAGMTGTAKTEEEEFRNIYNMFVVEIPTNRPVVRVDDNDLIFASMKAKYVALADEIERRHKLGQPMLIGTISIESSELLSELLRRRQIKHSVLNAKQHEREAEIVLNAGQMGAVTIATNMAGRGTDIKLGPGVKELGGLAVLGTERHESRRIDNQLRGRGGRQGDPGYSRFYLSADDDLLKRFGGDRFKKMIGMITTTKGSDVETPLDYGMFSKLVLRAQHQIEGNNFDRRKTVLQYDEVLRRQREIIYGQRTDVLFNESIEPSVDQMVEATIDGLIARHGDDREQLFKELDRYCAKDVVDRAILVNPATDPKQYAMDLYRRETASKKAVAGEKPYNEFLKAITLRVVDTFWVQHIDAMSELRQAVTLQSYGQMNPFREYQERGFQMFETMVQNIQRDVTRFVLKAQVRMNTERVQVAKPIRALSGKEDENVKKQPVRTTKTVGRNDPCPCGSGKKYKYCHGQGRDV; encoded by the coding sequence ATGTTCTCATTCCTAGATACCAACAAGCGGACCCTGCGGCGGCTCGAAAAGATCGCCGACCGGGTCCTCGCCCTCGCCGATTCCTTCAAGGCGCTGACGGACGACCAGATCCGCGAAAATACCGTTTCCTACAGGAAACGCGTCGAAGCGGGAGAACCGCTCGACGCAATCCTCGTCGAAGCCTTCGCGAACGTCCGCGAAGCCTCCACCCGCGTCACCGGGATGACCCCCTTCAAGGTCCAGGTGATGGGCGGCGTCGTGATCCACGAAGGCAACATCGCCGAGATGAAGACCGGTGAAGGTAAGACCCTCACCGCCGTCATGCCCGCCTATCTGAACGCCCTCGGCGGCACCGGCGTGCACATCGTGACCGTGAACGAGTACCTCGCCGGCCGTGAAGTCAACGGCGAGATCGGCGATTTGTTCCGCTTCCTCGGCCTCACCGTCGGACTGAACGTCCGCGAACTGACCCCCGAGCAGAAGCGCGAAGCATACGGCTGCGACATCCTGTACTCGACCAACAACGAGCTCGGGTTCGACTATCTTCGGGACCACATGGTGATCTACCGGGAAGCGATCGTGCAGCGACCGCTGTCGTTCGCGATCATCGACGAGGTCGACTCGATCCTGATCGACGAGGCCCGCACCCCGCTGATCATTTCCGGCGGCGAGAAGAACACGGGCGAGCTCTACCAGCGCGCCAACGGCTTCGCGATCCGGCTGTCCCCCGAGGACTACACCGTCGACATCAAGGACAAGACCGTCAGCCTGACGGATGCCGGCATCAAGAAGGGCGAGGCGCAGTTCGGCGTCGAGAACCTCTACGACCTCGACAACGTCGTCCTCCTCCACCACATCAACAACGCCCTGAAGGCGAACTACACGATGTCCCGCGACGTCGATTACGTCGTTCAGGACGACACCGTCATCATCGTCGACCCGTTCACCGGCCGCCTGATGCACGGCCGCCAGTTCTCCGAAGGCCTCCACCAGGCCCTCGAGGCGAAGGAAGCCGTGCAGATCAAGAAGGAGACCACGACGCTCGCCACGATCACCTTCCAGAACTTCTTCCGCATGTACAAGAAGCTCGCCGGCATGACCGGCACGGCGAAGACCGAGGAAGAGGAGTTCCGCAACATCTACAACATGTTCGTCGTCGAGATCCCGACCAACCGGCCGGTCGTCCGCGTCGACGACAACGACCTCATCTTCGCCTCGATGAAGGCGAAATACGTCGCCCTCGCCGACGAGATCGAACGTCGCCACAAGCTCGGCCAGCCGATGCTCATCGGCACGATCTCGATCGAAAGTTCGGAACTGCTCTCCGAACTCCTGCGGCGCCGCCAGATCAAGCACAGCGTCCTGAACGCCAAACAGCACGAACGCGAAGCCGAAATCGTCCTCAACGCCGGACAGATGGGCGCGGTCACGATCGCGACCAACATGGCCGGCCGCGGCACCGACATCAAGCTCGGCCCCGGCGTCAAGGAACTCGGCGGACTCGCCGTCCTCGGCACCGAGCGGCACGAGTCGCGCCGCATCGACAACCAGCTCCGCGGCCGCGGCGGCCGCCAGGGCGACCCCGGCTACTCGCGCTTCTACCTTTCCGCCGACGACGACCTGCTCAAGCGCTTCGGCGGCGACCGGTTCAAGAAGATGATCGGGATGATCACGACCACGAAGGGCTCGGACGTCGAGACCCCGCTCGACTACGGCATGTTCTCCAAACTCGTCCTGCGCGCCCAGCACCAGATCGAGGGCAACAACTTCGACCGCCGCAAGACCGTCCTCCAGTACGACGAGGTCCTGCGCCGCCAGCGCGAGATCATCTACGGGCAGCGGACCGACGTGCTCTTCAACGAATCGATCGAGCCGTCCGTCGACCAGATGGTCGAAGCGACGATCGACGGCCTGATCGCCCGCCACGGCGACGACCGCGAACAGCTCTTCAAGGAACTCGACCGCTACTGCGCCAAGGACGTCGTCGACCGCGCGATCCTCGTCAATCCGGCCACCGATCCGAAGCAGTACGCGATGGACCTCTACCGCCGCGAGACGGCCTCGAAGAAGGCCGTCGCCGGCGAGAAGCCCTACAACGAATTCCTGAAGGCGATCACGCTTCGCGTCGTCGACACCTTCTGGGTCCAGCACATCGACGCGATGAGCGAACTGCGCCAGGCGGTCACGCTCCAGAGCTACGGCCAGATGAATCCGTTCCGCGAGTACCAGGAACGCGGCTTCCAGATGTTCGAGACCATGGTTCAGAACATCCAGCGCGACGTCACCCGCTTCGTCCTGAAGGCGCAGGTGCGCATGAACACGGAGCGCGTTCAGGTCGCCAAGCCGATCCGCGCCCTCTCCGGCAAGGAAGACGAGAACGTCAAGAAGCAGCCGGTCCGCACCACCAAGACCGTCGGCCGCAACGATCCGTGCCCCTGCGGCTCGGGCAAGAAGTACAAATACTGTCACGGCCAGGGCCGCGACGTCTGA